CCATGCGCATGAACAACCATGATTGTTCCTGACCGGCTCATCTCCAAAAAACTGTCCTCACAGCCATCCAAATCTGTAGAGATAATATCAGGTCTTATTTTGGATTTGTACAGATAGTCTGCCGCAGCATCGGCGGCAAAAACAACTCCTTCAATCCTGCTTATTTCATCTTTAAGGCAGGGTGCATTGCCACATACTGTGACATTTTTTCCATCTAATGCCAGTTTCAATTTCTCAATATCATCTTTTGATGTTAAAGTGCGGGCAAATTCTGCGGCCCGCTCATCATCAGCTCTTTCAAAGCCAAAATAATCAAGAATGCGCAGATAATGCGGCTCCCAGTCCTCAAACTTCATTCTGCTCTTCTTTTCCAAGCCCGACAATTTCTGCAAAGCGCTTTAAAAGTGGATCGATTACTAAAGAGAGAAGCTCTTCTTTATTTTTTACAAGTATAAAAGAGTGCAGAGGTATCCTTGCCGCCGCCATATTTGCATGTCCTCCCGCTTCACCAATCCCTTCAAAGGCCTCCTTCATAACATTCCCAACATGCATTCTGATGTCTTTGTTTCGTGCGGAAATTGTGATATAATCCTCACCAATCCCATATGCAACGGCTGTGTTTATTCCTTCAAGCTGAATTAAAAGGTCTGCCGCCTGAGGGATGACATCGCGGTTCTTTACATATCCAACATTTGTAAAAAGATAGCCATTCTGAACCTTTCTGTTTTTTATTGCATAACCTATTGCATCCATTGTTTCAATAGACATTGAAGGGGATGTGATTTTGTCGAGGAGTTCCCCGTCAGTTAAGGGAAGGAGGAATGCGGCGTAATTTAAGTCCTGCGGCGTTAAGCTTCTTGAAAAATCCTTTGTGTCTGCGCGTATACCATACAAAAGAGCTGTTGCAACTTTTTGATCAACTGAGATATCAAGTTCCTGCAGGTACTGAGTCATTATGCTTGCAGTTGCTCCGACACCAGGTCTTATATCAACGAAATGAACAGATCTTAAATCATCATCAGGAGTTTTGTGGTGATCGATTATGATATCCACTTTTTTGTCATTGGGTAAGAAATTGTTGCTCCCGGGATATGACGAATCAACAAGTGCCAGGTAATTACAGCCTTCAAGTATCTCTTCAGATGTATCTTCGGTTACTTTTTGAAGCTGAATATCAAGAAGAGTTACGAATGCACGGTTTTCCTGATGACCGATTTTTCCGTCATAGAAAATTTTACTCTCAAGTTTGCCGCCGCTTGCCTCTTTTCCGATTGCACATAGCGCCATTGCGCTTGAGATAGCATCAGGATCAGGATTTGTATGTAGAATAATTCCCATGGTTCCTTCACAATTTGAGAGGAAATGATAGAGTTTTCTCGCAAGTCTTGACGAATGAAGCCTTCTTATGTGATGTACAGCGGTTTTTGCAAATACTTCCTGAGGATACAGGGCAATATCAGCACCGGCCTGTTCAAGAAGAGACAGACTTAATCTGTCAATTGCCCTTGCAATGACATAAGCAGACGGATATTTTTCTTTTACTCTTTTTACAGCCTCAAGATTTGCGTTCTTGTCGCTTGAGAGGACAAATACCACCTCAGGTACCGGAAGACCTTCTAACAGCTTTAAATCAGTAATATCACGAACAATAGCTTCATAATTCTGATCTCTTAAATCATCGACACGTTTCTCATCGCTGTCAATAACTATCACATGATCTGTATCATGCACAAGCTCTTCAACTACATTGTAGCCGATGCTTCCGCATCCAAGAACCATATATTTCACTTTGTCAGATGTTCCATTCGGCAGACTATCAGGCATGTATAATTACGTTATCTCTCAAAGGTATTTAGACAATTTCCGAAATG
The genomic region above belongs to Methanomicrobium antiquum and contains:
- a CDS encoding DHH family phosphoesterase, with amino-acid sequence MPDSLPNGTSDKVKYMVLGCGSIGYNVVEELVHDTDHVIVIDSDEKRVDDLRDQNYEAIVRDITDLKLLEGLPVPEVVFVLSSDKNANLEAVKRVKEKYPSAYVIARAIDRLSLSLLEQAGADIALYPQEVFAKTAVHHIRRLHSSRLARKLYHFLSNCEGTMGIILHTNPDPDAISSAMALCAIGKEASGGKLESKIFYDGKIGHQENRAFVTLLDIQLQKVTEDTSEEILEGCNYLALVDSSYPGSNNFLPNDKKVDIIIDHHKTPDDDLRSVHFVDIRPGVGATASIMTQYLQELDISVDQKVATALLYGIRADTKDFSRSLTPQDLNYAAFLLPLTDGELLDKITSPSMSIETMDAIGYAIKNRKVQNGYLFTNVGYVKNRDVIPQAADLLIQLEGINTAVAYGIGEDYITISARNKDIRMHVGNVMKEAFEGIGEAGGHANMAAARIPLHSFILVKNKEELLSLVIDPLLKRFAEIVGLGKEEQNEV
- a CDS encoding 6-hydroxymethylpterin diphosphokinase MptE-like protein; translation: MKFEDWEPHYLRILDYFGFERADDERAAEFARTLTSKDDIEKLKLALDGKNVTVCGNAPCLKDEISRIEGVVFAADAAADYLYKSKIRPDIISTDLDGCEDSFLEMSRSGTIMVVHAHGDNISLLKNWVPLFKGPVVITTQSRPVKGVYNFGGFTDGDRAVFTAVELGASKVRLAGFDLDDSSVNPMKHGKLMIARELLGILGYDL